CACGGCAGGCCCGGCTCAGCCTGGCGGCGACGCTCCCCCGCGCTCCCGCCGCCGGACCTCGGCCCGGAAGTACGCGATCAGCACCCATACCCCGGTGAACAGCACGCCGATGAAGCCGACGCCCGGGTACACGGCGAATCCGGCGAGCAGCACCAGCTGCACGCCGAGGTTCACCCAGATCGCCCACGGTCTGCGCTGCAGCCCGGCAAGCAGGATCAATGCGGCCGCCAGCCCGACCAGATAAG
The nucleotide sequence above comes from Mycobacterium pseudokansasii. Encoded proteins:
- a CDS encoding DUF4233 domain-containing protein, with amino-acid sequence MTGQPHEPADTPRADPWKSFGAVMAATLLLEAIVVLLAIPVVGAVGGGLRPASLAYLVGLAAALILLAGLQRRPWAIWVNLGVQLVLLAGFAVYPGVGFIGVLFTGVWVLIAYFRAEVRRRERGGASPPG